The DNA segment TACCCTTAGGCAGGGAGACGATTGGTGAACTCTACCGTATCGCCAGTTTCTCCCACAGAGATACTCGCGATAGATCCGCACTCACACGCAAATTCACTACGAGCAGCCGGCCCTTTGCTCGAAGCATACGCAAGCATTAAACGGATCGGTGCATTATGCGCTACCACTATGATGGTCCCATTCCCTTCCAATGCCTGCTTGCGGATGTCCTCATAAACGTCTGTGATCCTGGCCCAGGTTGACTCAATGGATTCTACCCCACGGGTATCCGCCTCTTCAGGGCTGAGTAGGCTTGTTGCATCTACGCCACCCTCAACCACCCTTGGAGTGCCCTCAAGGTCGCCATGGTCACGTTCGCGAAGCCTGACATCTTCGGTGATGTTTGTTGTGTGGGTATGCCGGGCAATGACTTCGGCTGTGTACCTGGTGCGTTGCATGCCACTATGCCAAATGGCGTAGGGATGCGTGTCTGCTAGGTAGGCTCCGTTCCGTTCCGCCTGTTTTTCACCATCAGTGTTCAAGATAATATCACTACTGCCGAGGCGGAGGTCTTTGACGTTCCACTCGGTGAGGCCGTGGCGGACAAGGATAATCTTGGAGTCTTGCATGTAATTAGGGTAACAGATTGTACTTGGCAGGAATCGTACTCACTCCCTTCCGCTGTTCTAGCGCATGAGAATTAGTGTTAGGAGGTGCTTCTAGGGGATTGACAAATTGCCCTATTTATGGTATAGTTTCGCCGTACTTTAAGAGATAGATTTGATTACAACTTTAGTATCCGAACCACTCGCACCTGTTCAGCAAGAAATTGGCCACCCACGACATCGACATGTTGTCAGCGCCTTTTCCTTGGAACCTTCTACCTTTCTGCAGCCGGTCGCGATCATCGTGGTACCCGCAGTTGCATCTTTTTCTGCAAGTGATAAGTACGCCTACGGCACCAAGAACGGTGTCAAAATCGGTTTCATGAGCGATGAGTTCATCGAAGGCTTTCAAGGGAAGGTTGAAGAGAATGTCCCCGCACATGCGCTCCGCGCGTCTCGACTTAGAAAGATGGACCAAAATCAATCCGCACTGAAGGAAGCGGGCGGCGAGGAGGCTAATGAAACTTTCCTTGCCTCAGTGTGGGATTTGCTAGAGCGTCACGCTGCGGGCTTAAGCACTGGCTTAGACCTGAGCGGCAATGACAATATCTTTCAGATCAGAGATGTGTCGGGCACGATCCGTGAGGTTCGGCTCTACTCATTAGGTCGTCAAGGCTGGAGCATTGCAACCAGCCGGCGACCTCACCTCTTTGCAAGAAGCTCCGGCTCTTGCTTCTTCACTCGCTACTTCTGATTCACAAACTCCCTCCGATTATCTCGGAGGGTTTTTTATTCCCACCCTAAAGACACCTTCTCATTTCATTCCACTAAAGCACCAAAGAAAAAAGAGACTCAAGGGTCTCTTTTTTCTTTGGTGCGCTTGGCAGGAATCGGACCTGCGACCTTCTGGACCGCAACCAGACGCTCTATCCACTGAGCTACAAGCGCGAACGAGGAACAGTCGAGCAAGCTAGCTTGCAGAGACTGGATCCGAGTGAGCGTATTGCGTTACGCAGTAACGCAAGCGCGACGCTGCAAACAATTGGATCCGAGTGCGTGCGTTACGCAGTAACGCAAGCGCGACTCTTACAAGCAGCGCGAACTCTTACCGGCAAAATAAACATCGACACGAGGAATACTCAGGAACTATAGCCTAAACCTGGTATTCTGGCAATGATTTGCTATAACAGAAGAGAAGAGTTCGCTCTATCCCAGTTTTTGGAGGTTCCTCGCCTTTCCTTGAAACAAAAAAATCCAGACGCGCCACAATCGGGTACTTTAGGGGTCCCAGACCCTCATGATGCCCCGACATATGGGTAGTCAAATCATAGGAGCGCCCAGCGGGGCGCTCTTTTTCTTTTGTCTGGGAAAGCCTCGCGTTCACTGCTAGAGTGGGTTTTGAACTTACTTTTTCACATGAAACTACTCATTACGGGCGGTACAGGTTTTATTGGGGGTGCGTTTATTCGCATGTGGCATCGGGAACATCCAGATGACACTATTGTGAACCTGGATTTGTTGACGTACGCAGCAAACCCCAAGGCCTTGGCCGACGTTGAGAAAAGTGACAAGTATACCTTTATCCACGGAGATATTGCCGATCCCGTAGCGGTAAAGAAGGCGATGGAAGGCGCGGACTGGGTTGTCCACTTTGCTGCCGAAACCCATGTTGACCGCTCCATTACAGGTCCGGCCGCTTTTGTCCGTACGAATATTTTGGGTACGCACACTCTTTTGGAAGCAGCCCGGGACGCAGGAGTGAAGCGTTTCCATCACATTAGTACGGATGAGGTATTTGGTGAGTTGGAGCTCACCAGCACGGACAAGTTTTCAGAAACGACCCCGTACCATCCCCATAGTCCGTATTCTGCCAGCAAGGCAGGGGCCGACCACTTGGTGCGGGCATATTTCCGTACGTTTGGCCTGCCAGTGACCATTTCCAACTGCACGAACAACTACGGCCCGTGGCAGCATCCCGAGAAGCTTATCCCTCATATGGTTGGGAAAGCGCTTGATGACGAAAAGCTGCCTGTGTATGGCAAAGGGGAGAATGTTCGGGACTGGATCCACGTTGAAGACCACTGCCGCGGCATAGCGCTTATCCTGGAAAAAGGAAAAGTGGGTGAGACGTACTGCCTAGGTGGCGACGCAGAGCGTACCAACCTGCAGATTGTGAAGGAGATACTTGGGCTTACCGGTAAGGATGAGTCCTTGATCTCCTTTGTAGAAGACCGGGCTGGCCATGACCTTCGCTATGCCATCGATTCTTCAAAGGCAGTGCGGGAATTGGGTTGGGAGCGCCGTCATACCTTTGAAACGGGCCTCGGGGAAACAGTTCAGTGGTATATGGATCACCCAGAGGTATACGCATGAAAGGCATCCTCTTAGCGGGCGGATCTGGTACCCGCCTCTATCCTGCCACCCAAGTTATTTCCAAGCAGCTTCTTCCTGTGGGCGACAAGCCGATGGTGTACTACCCGCTTTCCGTACTGCTTCAGGCAGGCATCCAAGAGGTGTTGGTCATTTCTACGCCACGCGACTTACCTACCTACCAAGAGCTTCTAGGTGACGGTTCACAGTTTGGCATGCGGTTGGAGTATAAGGAACAGCCGAAGCCGGAGGGACTGGCACAGGCCTACCTGTTGGCGGAAGAGTTTTTGGCAGGTGGGCCATCCTGCCTTATCCTTGGCGACAACGTCTTTTACGGCGATGGCCTAGAGGAAGAAGTCCAAGAGGCGGCCAAGCTGGAAAAGGGCGGCGTTATCTTTGGCTACCGCGTCAGTGACCCTGAGCGCTACGGCGTGGTGGAATTTGATGACAAAGGGAACGTGCTCTCAATTGAGGAGAAGCCAAAACATCCCAAGTCTCACTTTGCCCTGGTTGGGATCTACTTCTTCGATGGGCGTGCCGTGCAGGCGGCCAAAGAGGCAAAGCCTTCGGCGCGCGGGGAGCTGGAGATTACAGAAATCCAGAACTGGTACTTGCGCGAGGGAACCTTGGCGGTACGCCGTTT comes from the Verrucomicrobiia bacterium genome and includes:
- a CDS encoding histidine phosphatase family protein; translated protein: MQDSKIILVRHGLTEWNVKDLRLGSSDIILNTDGEKQAERNGAYLADTHPYAIWHSGMQRTRYTAEVIARHTHTTNITEDVRLRERDHGDLEGTPRVVEGGVDATSLLSPEEADTRGVESIESTWARITDVYEDIRKQALEGNGTIIVVAHNAPIRLMLAYASSKGPAARSEFACECGSIASISVGETGDTVEFTNRLPA
- the rfbB gene encoding dTDP-glucose 4,6-dehydratase translates to MKLLITGGTGFIGGAFIRMWHREHPDDTIVNLDLLTYAANPKALADVEKSDKYTFIHGDIADPVAVKKAMEGADWVVHFAAETHVDRSITGPAAFVRTNILGTHTLLEAARDAGVKRFHHISTDEVFGELELTSTDKFSETTPYHPHSPYSASKAGADHLVRAYFRTFGLPVTISNCTNNYGPWQHPEKLIPHMVGKALDDEKLPVYGKGENVRDWIHVEDHCRGIALILEKGKVGETYCLGGDAERTNLQIVKEILGLTGKDESLISFVEDRAGHDLRYAIDSSKAVRELGWERRHTFETGLGETVQWYMDHPEVYA
- the rfbA gene encoding glucose-1-phosphate thymidylyltransferase RfbA codes for the protein MKGILLAGGSGTRLYPATQVISKQLLPVGDKPMVYYPLSVLLQAGIQEVLVISTPRDLPTYQELLGDGSQFGMRLEYKEQPKPEGLAQAYLLAEEFLAGGPSCLILGDNVFYGDGLEEEVQEAAKLEKGGVIFGYRVSDPERYGVVEFDDKGNVLSIEEKPKHPKSHFALVGIYFFDGRAVQAAKEAKPSARGELEITEIQNWYLREGTLAVRRLDRGIAWLDTGTYESWLDASNFIMTIQKRQGLQVGCLEEIAYKKGFITAGQVKEQGEKISKTAYGEYLLDLASGKLDI